The nucleotide sequence ATTCTCCTTTATAAAACTCAAAGATTTTTCCAATTATGTATTGTTGCTGCTCATATGTTAACTCCGGGTACATTGGTAAAGATAATGCCTCTTGACAAGCCTTCTCTGTTTCAGGTAAATCTCCTTCATTGTATTCAAGGTGTGAAAAAACAGGCTGGAGATGTAACGGGTTAGGATAATAAATCATCGTCTGTACGCCATGCTCTTTTAAAAAACTTTGTAACTCATCACGTTGTTCCGCTCTTATTGTATATTGATGAAACACATGCCGACGATTATCAAGTACGGCAGGTGCTTTAACAACCTTTGATAGCCCAGCTTCATCAATCAACTTGCTATAGTGAACAGCTTTTGTTTGACGTAATTTATTCCACTCTTCTAGGTAAGCAAATTTAACATTGAGAATAGCAGCTTGGATCTCATCTAAACGACTGTTATAACCAAGTACATGATGATAATACTTTGGTTTACTACCATGAACACGTAAAACTCTTAAGTTCTCAGCTATCTCCTCGTCTTTCGTGACAACCATTCCACCATCGCCATAAGCTCCCAAATTTTTCGTTGGAAAAAAGCTAAAACACGCTGTTGTTCCTAATTCTCCTACACGTTGCCCTTTATATTCAGCTCCTATAGCTTGAGCTGCATCTTCAATGACAATTAAATTATATCTTTTTGCTATTTCGTTTATTGGTTCCATTTCAGCTGTTTGCCCGTATAAGTGCACAGGAATAATGGCTTTCGTTTTATTCGTGATTACTTCTTCAATTTTATTAGGATTTATGTTAAATGTAACTGGTTCAATATCAACAAATACGGGTTTTGCACCGACCCTTGCCACAGCCCCAGCAGTAGCAAAGAAGGTGAAAGACGGTACTATAACCTCGTCCCCCTCTTTCACACCACAAGCTAGTAATGACAAATGGAGTGCATCACTTCCACTTGCCACTCCGATACCATATTCTACATTGCTATAACTTGATACTTGTATCTCTAATTTGTTAACATTTTCACCTAGTATAAAATGCGAAGAAGACATTACTTTTTCTAATGCCTTACTAATATCACTTTTCAACTCTTTATATTGGACTGATAAATCCAGCATTGGTACCTTCATTTTTTTATCACCCCGTTAATAAATTGACACTACTTAAACCTATAACTTGTAATATGACTTATTATTTATGTGCTTTATGGCATTTCTAGTGTCAAAAATGGTATTTGCTTTTTGGTCTATCATCTCATAATTAAAGCAACTATGGTCTGTAGCAATTAGAGTTAAATCTGCTTCTTCTAATAGATTTTCACTTAATTCACATACTGTTTCTATTATTTTACCATCCATTTTAAATTCATTGACATAGGGGTCTACAACTGTCCAATCTGCCCCTCCATTATCAAATTCTTTAATTATCTTCAATACTGGAGACTCTCGATAATCATCAATATCTTTTTTGTATGCAACACCTAATATAAGTACCTTCGAACCATTTAAGGCCTTGCCTTCTTTATTCAAAATTTGCATACATCGGTTAACAACAAATTCAGGCATACTATTATTAATTTCCCCGGCTATTTCAATTAACTTAGTATGGTAATTATATTCACGGGCTTTCCATGTAAGATAAAACGGGTCAATAGGAATACAATGTCCACCCAATCCTGGACCAGGGTAAAAAGGCATAAACCCATACGGCTTTGTTGATGCGGCATCAATTACTTCCCACACGTCAATGTTCATTTTGTTACAAAGGATGGCCATTTCATTTACTAATGCAATATTAATGTTCCGAAATGTATTCTCAAGTATTTTCTCCATCTCTGCAACTGCTGGACTTGAAACTTCATGGACAGCACCTTCTAATACATTTCTGTACATAGAAGCAGCCACAGCAGTACAAGCCTCAGTTACCCCTCCAACTACTTTAGGAGTATTTTTAGTATTAAAGCTCTTATTCCCCGGGTCTACTCTTTCAGGTGAATATGCTAAAAAGAAGTCTTCTCCACAAACTAAACCGGTTTGTTCTAAAATGGGCTTTAACAATTCTTCTGTGGTTCCCGGGTATGTTGTACTTTCCAAAACAACTAACATCCCTTTTTGTAAATGCTTAGCTATTTCTTTAGCAGAACTTTCTACATATGAAGTATCAGGCTGCTGGTATATATCTAATGGAGTAGGCACACAAATAGCCACCGCATCTACTTCTTTTATAAACGAATAATCCGTAGTGGCAATTAGTTTTTGATTCTTGGTGATCGTTTTTAAGTCTTCTGAAACGACATCTCCTATATAATTGGTGCCTTCATTAACCATGTTGACTCGTTCTTGTTGAACATCAAACCCGATAACTTTATAGCCTGCTTTTGCTTTTTCTACTGCGAGTGGTAATCCTACATAGCCAAGTCCAACAACCCCAATAATTGCCTGCCTTGCTTCCATTTTTTCTATTATATTATTTGCTAAAGGTTGATTCTTGATTTCTTTATAAGTGGAACTCATAACTATAAACCTCCTGCCCAACAATACAAACCTATAATTTTTTGAGCTTTACTGCTTGTCCTGTTTCAGCAGCTTCATACATAGTAGTTACAAATTGAAGAGCTTTCATTCCATCCTTACCATCAACTATTGGTTCACGATTATGTATAATTGCATTTACCATATCTTCTACAATCCACTGATGCCCAGGTTTTCCAAATGGACTGCTATTGACTTTATTAATAATTTCTTTCGTTGTTATCTTATCTATAGAATCAATTGCACAATGCTCAATATAACTGGCAGTTGGTCCCCCAATCTTTATCGTTCCTTTTTCCCCAAATATACTAATCGTCTCTTCTAAATTTTTAGGATAAATAGTAGTAGCTGCTTCTACCACTCCAAGGGTGCCATCACTAAACCTAATCACTCCTGTTGAAACATCTTCTGCTTCAATATCTCGAAAACGAGTAGCACTCATACTGTACACTTCATCCAGCTCACCGATTAGCCATAGGAGTAAATCTAAATTATGAATTGCTTGATTCATCAAAACTCCACCATCATGCTCTTTAGTTCCCCGCCATGGTGCTTGGTTATAATAATCTTCATTTCGATTCCAACGAACTGTAGCATTGACATGACTTAACTTACCAAAACAGCCATCTTCTAAGAGTTTTTTTAATTCAAGCATAGCTGGTCGAAATCGATTAGGGTGTAATACTGCTAATTTTACGTTGTTAGATTTACAGGTTTCTATCATCAATTGAGCATCTTTAACATCTAAAGCAATTGGTTTTTCTACTATAACGTGTTTCTTTGCTTCAGCTGCACTTACTGTTATCGGGGCATGCGAACCACTAGGAGTACAAATATTTACTACATCTACCTCTTCTTGTTGAAGTAATAAGTTTAAATCTGTATAAGGTTGTACACTATATTTCTCTACGTAATAATTCATTTGATTTTCAATTTTGTCACATACTGCAACTAGCTTCGCATTTTGGGTATTTCGAATTGCTTCAGCATGTTTTTTGGCAATATGACCGCAGCCGATGATTGCGAAGTTAACCATTTTATTCCCCTTTATTTAAAATGAAATGTAAAAATACACTTATTAATGTAAAGTACTAATAGAATTAATTAATCCATCCCTATCAATTTATATATTCCCTTCGTTTCACAATACTGCTTGAAAGTATTCTTTCTGTAATTTTCAATGAATTTCCCACAACACCTTTTTGGATATATTGTAAATTATTTTGCCCATCTATATAGTTAGGTTCAATGGCTACACTTTTCTTAAATAATGCCAAAGCTTCTTCAAGATCACTTCGCAACTCGAAAACTAAAACCCCTATGTTATTTAAGGTACTTGGATTATTAGCTTTAAATTCAAGCGCCCGTTTAAAATAGTTATAACTCTCTTCCTTTTTATTTATTTTATAAAGTGCTACTCCTAAGTAAAAATTATTTTCAAAATTAATTTCTATTTCTTTCGATATATCATCATAAGCCTTTAATAAGTAATAGTATCCGTCTTCCACATTATCTCGAAATAATTCAAAGACCCCCAAAGATACATATATTTCCTTTGAAGTGTATCCTCTTTTAAATAACACCTTTTCAAAACATAAGATGTTATAAGACTTTAAAGCTCTTACCGTTTTTTTATAAAGCTTTCTATTGTTATTAGAAATATTACTCTCATGAATGCGATATTTTATTAAAAAATCATTAACAATATGAATGTCATAACCAGCTAAAATATATTCTAAACTAACTTGATAATCATCAATTATTTCTAAAACGCCTTCCTTTAAAACCAAATCTATATCCTTTTTTAACGCCATTGTAGCCCCTAAACAATAATTTCGTTTTAATTGATTAAGAGAAAGGTTTTGATTATTAATCTTAGCGTCAATTACATAAAGTTCTCCTGTTAACTCTGACTTAGAATTGATTATCTTGGCATTTGAGATGATTAGCCCAACACTTTTGTTAGAATCAAATACTTCTTTACAAACTTTGAGTCTGTGGGGTTCAGTGATATCATCTGCTGCAGCAAAAATAACATAATCACCTTTGCTTTCTAAAATGCCTTTCTTTTGATTTTGGGCTGCTCCCAAATTTCGTTTATTTCGGATTAATCTTATACGTTCATCTTTCATTTGATACTGTAATGCGATTTCAAAAGAAGAATCTTGACTACAATCATCAATAATAAGAAGT is from Bacillus tianshenii and encodes:
- a CDS encoding Gfo/Idh/MocA family oxidoreductase, with the protein product MVNFAIIGCGHIAKKHAEAIRNTQNAKLVAVCDKIENQMNYYVEKYSVQPYTDLNLLLQQEEVDVVNICTPSGSHAPITVSAAEAKKHVIVEKPIALDVKDAQLMIETCKSNNVKLAVLHPNRFRPAMLELKKLLEDGCFGKLSHVNATVRWNRNEDYYNQAPWRGTKEHDGGVLMNQAIHNLDLLLWLIGELDEVYSMSATRFRDIEAEDVSTGVIRFSDGTLGVVEAATTIYPKNLEETISIFGEKGTIKIGGPTASYIEHCAIDSIDKITTKEIINKVNSSPFGKPGHQWIVEDMVNAIIHNREPIVDGKDGMKALQFVTTMYEAAETGQAVKLKKL
- a CDS encoding DegT/DnrJ/EryC1/StrS family aminotransferase; translated protein: MKVPMLDLSVQYKELKSDISKALEKVMSSSHFILGENVNKLEIQVSSYSNVEYGIGVASGSDALHLSLLACGVKEGDEVIVPSFTFFATAGAVARVGAKPVFVDIEPVTFNINPNKIEEVITNKTKAIIPVHLYGQTAEMEPINEIAKRYNLIVIEDAAQAIGAEYKGQRVGELGTTACFSFFPTKNLGAYGDGGMVVTKDEEIAENLRVLRVHGSKPKYYHHVLGYNSRLDEIQAAILNVKFAYLEEWNKLRQTKAVHYSKLIDEAGLSKVVKAPAVLDNRRHVFHQYTIRAEQRDELQSFLKEHGVQTMIYYPNPLHLQPVFSHLEYNEGDLPETEKACQEALSLPMYPELTYEQQQYIIGKIFEFYKGE
- a CDS encoding glycosyltransferase; translated protein: MSSITVVMPVYNNEKYLRPAIESVLKSSYKEFELLIIDDCSQDSSFEIALQYQMKDERIRLIRNKRNLGAAQNQKKGILESKGDYVIFAAADDITEPHRLKVCKEVFDSNKSVGLIISNAKIINSKSELTGELYVIDAKINNQNLSLNQLKRNYCLGATMALKKDIDLVLKEGVLEIIDDYQVSLEYILAGYDIHIVNDFLIKYRIHESNISNNNRKLYKKTVRALKSYNILCFEKVLFKRGYTSKEIYVSLGVFELFRDNVEDGYYYLLKAYDDISKEIEINFENNFYLGVALYKINKKEESYNYFKRALEFKANNPSTLNNIGVLVFELRSDLEEALALFKKSVAIEPNYIDGQNNLQYIQKGVVGNSLKITERILSSSIVKRREYIN
- a CDS encoding nucleotide sugar dehydrogenase, whose protein sequence is MSSTYKEIKNQPLANNIIEKMEARQAIIGVVGLGYVGLPLAVEKAKAGYKVIGFDVQQERVNMVNEGTNYIGDVVSEDLKTITKNQKLIATTDYSFIKEVDAVAICVPTPLDIYQQPDTSYVESSAKEIAKHLQKGMLVVLESTTYPGTTEELLKPILEQTGLVCGEDFFLAYSPERVDPGNKSFNTKNTPKVVGGVTEACTAVAASMYRNVLEGAVHEVSSPAVAEMEKILENTFRNINIALVNEMAILCNKMNIDVWEVIDAASTKPYGFMPFYPGPGLGGHCIPIDPFYLTWKAREYNYHTKLIEIAGEINNSMPEFVVNRCMQILNKEGKALNGSKVLILGVAYKKDIDDYRESPVLKIIKEFDNGGADWTVVDPYVNEFKMDGKIIETVCELSENLLEEADLTLIATDHSCFNYEMIDQKANTIFDTRNAIKHINNKSYYKL